In one Silene latifolia isolate original U9 population chromosome 10, ASM4854445v1, whole genome shotgun sequence genomic region, the following are encoded:
- the LOC141608427 gene encoding uncharacterized protein LOC141608427: protein MSIKSRRKFGFVNGSIKKPTNKFDLENWEAVHCTIVQWIRNMTGPSVLETVSYVDDASILWAELQAQFDVVDGTKIHGLKTQLHNCKQIKGMDVTTYYGKLKTIWDSLVLHEPPFACTCGKCECGIAKAALQRLDNERLHQFFMGLDSSLYGNVTAFAVPPASQSSIDWRVLKDQERGERRQLFCSHCETKGHEITNCIFKTNRFPSGWGERPRTLAEYRRSRTGGCRGASGSGSNASGLGTTGDKEPSAHVNALITGATAHSLLASNSLSGMYNWILDTGAFNHVTGTLSCLEDVQTITSRPVCLPNGQQVVSTTFGSVYINQLLTLRNVLYLQSLKCNLISISQLTADTNYSFEFSQNSYLIQDRSLRTTIGVGELRDGLYWICAEERTLVANNVTAQGAYDLWHRRMGHPSDKVVKTIPSLSSLQFNNISVCDICHFAKQHRHSFTLNNKRASNLFDSIHCDLWGSYRIALCCGAKYFLTIVDDYSRTTWVYLLRDKVKVTDMFMSFVNMVATQFSKTIKNVRS from the exons ATGTCGATCAAATCAAGGCGCAAGTTCGGCTTCGTCAATGGCTCTATTAAGAAACCTACAAACAAATTTGATCTCGAAAATTGGGAGGCGGTTCACTGTACGATTGTGCAGTGGATTCGTAACATGACCGGTCCTTCCGTTCTTGAAACCGTGTCCTACGTTGATGACGCGTCTATTCTTTGGGCCGAATTACAAGCACAATTCGATGTTGTTGACGGGACCAAGATCCATGGTTTGAAAACCCAACTCCATAACTGTAAGCAAATCAAAGGTATGGACGTGACGACTTACTATGGTAAATTAAAAACCATTTGGGACTCTCTCGTGCTCCACGAGCCGCCGTTTGCCTGTACTTGCGGTAAGTGTGAATGCGGGATAGCCAAAGCTGCATTACAGCGACTCGATAATGAACGATTACACCAATTTTTTATGGGTCTCGATTCGTCTTTATACGGTAAT GTGACGGCTTTTGCTGTTCCTCCTGCTTCTCAATCATCTATCGACTGGCGGGTACTCAAGGATCAAGAACGAGGTGAACGGCGGCAGTTATTTTGCTCACATTGCGAGACAAAAGGTCATGAAATTACAAATTGTATTTTTAAGACGAATAGGTTTCCTTCAGGGTGGGGCGAGAGGCCACGTACCTTGGCCGAGTACCGTCGATCACGAACAGGTGGGTGCCGTGGTGCGTCGGGTTCGGGCAGCAATGCCTCGGGTTTAGGCACAACTGGTGATAAAGAACCCTCGGCTCATGTCAATGCTTTGATTACGGGTGCAACAGCTCATTCTCTTCTCGCCTCCAATAGTCTCAGTGGTATGTATAATTGGATACTCGACACTGGTGCCTTTAATCACGTTACGGGCACGCTTTCGTGTTTAGAGGACGTCCAAACTATCACTAGCCGGCCTGTTTGTCTTCCGAATGGACAACAGGTCGTGTCCACCACGTTTGGTTCCGTCTATATTAATCAACTTCTTACGCTTCGTAACGTGCTATACCTTCAGAGTTTAAAATGCAATTTGATTTCCATTTCTCAACTCACAGCTGATACTAATTATTCCTTTGAATTCTCTCAAAATTCTTATCTTATACAGGACCGTTCCTTGAGGACGACGATTGGAGTCGGTGAGCTACGGGATGGACTGTATTGGATTTGTGCGGAGGAGCGAACTTTGGTGGCCAATAATGTGACTGCTCAAGGTGCATATGATCTTTGGCATCGACGTATGGGACATCCATCAGATAAAGTTGTCAAGACCATTCCCTCTTTAAGTAGCTTGCAATTTAATAATATTTCGGTGTGTGATATTTGTCATTTTGCGAAACAACATCGTCATAGTTTTACATTAAACAATAAGCGTGCTTCGAACTTATTTGATTCAATACATTGTGACCTATGGGGCTCTTACCGTATTGCTTTGTGTTGTGGGGCCAAGTACTTTTTGacgattgttgatgattactctcgCACTACGTGGGTTTATTTGTTGCGGGATAAAGTCAAGGTCACTGACATGTTCATGAGTTTTGTTAATATGGTTGCTACACAATTTTCAAAAACTATTAAAAATGTTCGtagttga
- the LOC141608428 gene encoding uncharacterized protein LOC141608428, whose amino-acid sequence MTLFDGTTDPCDHISQFKQKMMVTTATGASKEACMCKGFGSTLTGAALQWFVGLPNGTISSFADLVNAFNQQFSKEWRTPKQSDDNADRPEIGESIKDYVTRFNARKVSIRGCDTSTAINAFRQGLDKDSSLYKELTMYPCERFDEVQQRATTALRLEEDIHARKGIASFDKTSRKFATEKKDDRAKPYNRPNISRVAEKTQQIDDSQHPPKLSEYGFNTGMEGMLKALRSLGDQVRWPKPPTQDRPNDDRDSSKRCEWHQDIGHRTEDCYRLQKEVKFQVRKGNLDHLLSRGGKQDRKEAANQVLPSAPPICTKIINVITGGSELSGLTYSAAKRKATGSKGDHPEISYRVSQSNLPPVTFDETDIESGAGQHDDALTITLSIGNCTVRKALVDTGNSVNLIMLETLKTMGFDKENLIKKSVPLVGFNGETAHSVGEITIPTYIEGVNKLVRYLVIEGPTTYNVILERPWLYQMKAVPSTYHQCLKFPTPWGTVTVKGDQEESRNCYTQALKATTKLPS is encoded by the coding sequence ATGACCCTCTTCGATGGAACCACAGACCCCTGTGATCATATCAGTCaattcaagcagaagatgatggttACTACCGCCACGGGAGCCTCAAAAGAGGCATGTATGTGTAAAGGATTCGGTTCAACCCtaaccggagcagcattacaatggttcgttGGCTTGCCCAACGGGACCATAAGTTCATTCGCTGATTTAGTCAACGCATTTAACCAACAGTTCTCCAAAGAATGGAGAACACCCAAGCAAAGCGACGACAATGCGGATCGTCCGGAAATAGGTGAATCGATCAAAGATTATGTCACCAGGTTCAATGCGAGAAAAGTCTCAATACGGGGCTGCGATACGTCCACTGCCATCAATGCCTTCAGGCAGGGCCTGGATAAGGATTCCAGCCTCTACAAAGAATTAACGATGTACCCTTGTGAAAGATTCGATGAAGTCCAGCAGAGAGCTACAACGGCCTTAAGGTTAGAAGAAGACATACATGCTAGAAAGGGTATAGCAAGCTTCGACAAGACAAGCAGGAAGTTTGCAACAGAAAAGAAAGACGACAGAGCTAAACCGTACAACAGACCCAATATCAGCAGGGTAGCAGAAAAAACTCAGCAAATTGACGACTCCCAACATCCTCCTAAACTATCTGAATACGGATTTAACACGGGAATGGAAGGAATGCTGAAAGCACTGAGGAGCCTGGGCGATCAGGTAAGGTGGCCGAAGCCTCCCACTCAGGACCGACCCAACGACGACAGAGACAGCAGCAAAAGATGCGAATGGCACCAGGACATAGGTCACAGAACAGAAGACTGCTACAGGTTGCAAAAGGAAGTAAAGTTTCAGGTACGCAAAGGAAACTTGGACCACCTGctatcacgtgggggcaagcaggacAGGAAGGAAGCAGCAAATCAGGTGCTTCCTTCTGCTCCACCCATATGCACGAAAATtattaacgtgataacaggcggatcCGAGCTATCAGGTTTGACATATTCCGCTGCCAAGAGGAAAGCCACCGGAAGTAAAGGGGATCATCCAGAAATTTCTTACAGAGTAAGCCAGAGCAATTTACCCCCGGTAACTTTCGATGAGACTGACATAGAAAGCGGCGCAGGGCAGCACGACGATGCCCTAACTATAACGTTATCCATTGGCAATTGCACCGTACGGAAAGCATTGGTAGATACAGGGAACTCTGTGAACCTTATCATGCTCGAAACCCTCAAAACCATGGGTTTCGATAAAGAAAACCTGATAAAGAAATCTGTGCCCCTGGTGGGATTCAATGGGGAGACCGCGCATTCAGTAGGTGAGATAACCATCCCAACGTATATTGAAGGAGTTAATAAACTAGTGAGATACCTAGTCATCGAAGGTCCAACCACCTACAACGTGATACTAGAAAGACCGTGGCTGTATCAGATGAAGGCAGTGCCTTCAACATATCATCAGTGTCTCAAGTTCCCAACACCATGGGGCACGGTTACGGTAAAAGGAGATCAAGAGGAATCCAGAAACTGCTATACCCAAGCCCTCAAGGCTACAACCAAGCTCCCCTCATAG